From the Pseudomonas putida genome, one window contains:
- the lptA gene encoding lipopolysaccharide transport periplasmic protein LptA codes for MRLVKTLPLLLSLSAAALGSASAFALPNDRDQPIRIQADNAHLDDKQGVATYTGDVIITQGSMMIKGNTVTMTRAANGDIDVVTSVGNLAYFEQQQTAAKPDKMKGWAVTIQYQAQKDTVILTDRAKVENEGNTTEGEKIVYNTKTQVATAGRGGNVTQPRQRIDMVIQPKKKAE; via the coding sequence ATGAGGCTCGTTAAAACCCTCCCCCTTTTGCTCAGCCTGAGCGCAGCAGCACTGGGAAGCGCGAGCGCCTTCGCCCTGCCGAACGACCGTGACCAGCCTATTCGTATCCAGGCCGACAACGCGCACCTGGACGATAAGCAGGGTGTGGCCACCTACACCGGCGACGTGATCATCACCCAGGGCTCGATGATGATCAAAGGCAACACCGTGACCATGACCCGTGCCGCCAATGGCGACATCGACGTGGTGACCTCGGTGGGCAACCTGGCGTACTTCGAGCAGCAGCAGACTGCGGCCAAGCCCGACAAGATGAAAGGCTGGGCGGTGACCATCCAGTACCAGGCGCAGAAAGACACGGTGATCCTCACCGACCGCGCCAAGGTCGAGAACGAAGGCAACACCACCGAAGGCGAGAAGATCGTCTACAACACCAAGACCCAGGTTGCGACCGCCGGACGTGGTGGCAACGTGACACAGCCACGTCAGCGCATCGACATGGTGATCCAGCCGAAGAAGAAGGCCGAGTAA
- the hisC gene encoding histidinol-phosphate transaminase has translation MSRFWSPFVKALVPYVPGEQPKLARLVKLNTNENPYGPSPKALEAMRAELNDNLRLYPDPNSDRLKQTVAEYYGVTPAQVFVGNGSDEVLAHIFHGLFQHARGPLLFPDVSYSFYPVYCGLYGIPFEQVALDEQFQIRIADYAKPNAGIIFPNPNAPTGCLLPLQAIEQLLQANRDSVVVVDEAYIDFGGETAISLVDRYDNLLVTQTLSKSRSLAGLRVGLAVGHPDLIEALERIKNSFNSYPLDRMAIVGAAAAFEDQAYFEETCRKVIDSRETLVEQLVAKGFQVLPSAANFIFARHPQQDAAQLAARLREQGVIVRHFKQARIAQFLRITIGTPEMNQALVDALN, from the coding sequence ATGAGTCGATTCTGGAGCCCCTTCGTCAAGGCGCTGGTGCCTTACGTGCCGGGCGAGCAGCCCAAGCTGGCCCGCCTGGTCAAGCTGAACACCAACGAGAACCCGTATGGCCCGTCGCCCAAGGCACTGGAAGCCATGCGCGCTGAGCTGAACGACAATCTGCGCCTGTATCCGGACCCTAACAGTGACCGGCTCAAGCAGACGGTGGCCGAGTATTACGGCGTCACTCCGGCCCAGGTGTTCGTCGGCAACGGCTCGGACGAGGTGCTGGCGCACATCTTCCACGGCCTGTTCCAGCACGCTCGCGGCCCGCTGCTGTTCCCGGATGTCAGCTACAGCTTCTATCCGGTCTACTGCGGCCTGTACGGCATTCCTTTCGAGCAGGTGGCGCTGGACGAGCAGTTCCAGATCCGCATCGCCGATTACGCCAAGCCCAACGCCGGGATCATCTTCCCCAACCCCAACGCGCCAACTGGCTGCCTGCTGCCGCTGCAAGCGATCGAGCAGCTGCTGCAAGCCAACCGCGACTCGGTCGTGGTGGTGGATGAAGCCTACATCGACTTTGGTGGCGAGACCGCCATCAGCCTGGTGGACCGCTACGACAACCTGCTGGTGACCCAGACCCTGTCCAAGTCGCGTTCGCTGGCCGGGCTGCGCGTCGGCCTGGCCGTCGGCCATCCGGACCTGATCGAGGCCCTGGAGCGGATCAAGAACAGCTTCAACTCCTATCCGCTGGACCGCATGGCCATCGTGGGGGCGGCGGCGGCGTTCGAAGACCAGGCCTACTTCGAGGAAACCTGCCGCAAGGTGATCGACAGCCGTGAAACGCTGGTCGAGCAGCTGGTTGCAAAAGGCTTCCAAGTGCTGCCATCGGCGGCCAACTTCATCTTCGCCCGCCATCCGCAGCAGGATGCCGCGCAGTTGGCGGCGCGCCTGCGTGAACAAGGGGTGATCGTGCGTCACTTCAAGCAGGCGCGGATTGCCCAGTTCCTGCGTATCACCATTGGCACGCCGGAGATGAACCAGGCGTTGGTCGATGCGCTGAACTGA
- the murA gene encoding UDP-N-acetylglucosamine 1-carboxyvinyltransferase, with product MDKLIITGGARLDGEIRISGAKNAALPILAATLLADGPVTVGNLPHLHDITTMIELFGRMGIEPVIDEKLAVEIDPRTIKTLVAPYELVKTMRASILVLGPMVARFGKAEVALPGGCAIGSRPVDLHIRGLEAMGAKIEVEGGYIKAEAPEGGLRGAHFFFDTVSVTGTENIMMAAALAKGRSVLQNAAREPEVVDLANFINAMGGKVQGAGTDTITIDGVERLHSATYRVMPDRIETGTYLVAAAVTGGRVKVKDTDPTILEAVLEKLKEAGAELTTGEDWIELDMHGKRPKAVNLRTAPYPAFPTDMQAQFISLNAIAEGTGAVIETIFENRFMHVYEMHRMGAQIQVEGNTAIVTGVPALKGAPVMATDLRASASLVLSALVAEGDTLIDRIYHIDRGYECIEEKLQMLGAKIRRVPG from the coding sequence ATGGACAAACTGATTATTACTGGCGGCGCTCGTCTCGACGGCGAGATCCGCATTTCCGGCGCGAAGAACGCGGCTCTGCCGATCCTGGCGGCGACCCTGCTGGCCGATGGCCCGGTCACCGTGGGCAACCTGCCGCACTTGCACGACATCACCACCATGATCGAGCTGTTCGGGCGCATGGGCATCGAGCCTGTGATCGACGAAAAGCTGGCGGTGGAAATCGATCCGCGCACCATCAAGACCCTGGTAGCCCCTTACGAGCTGGTCAAGACCATGCGCGCCTCGATCCTGGTGCTCGGCCCCATGGTCGCGCGCTTCGGCAAGGCTGAAGTGGCCCTGCCAGGCGGCTGCGCCATCGGTTCGCGCCCGGTCGACCTGCACATCCGCGGCCTCGAGGCCATGGGTGCGAAGATCGAAGTCGAAGGCGGCTACATCAAGGCTGAGGCTCCTGAAGGCGGCCTGCGCGGTGCGCACTTCTTCTTCGACACCGTGAGCGTGACCGGTACCGAGAACATCATGATGGCCGCTGCCCTGGCCAAAGGCCGCAGCGTGCTGCAGAACGCCGCGCGCGAGCCTGAAGTGGTCGACCTGGCCAACTTCATCAACGCCATGGGCGGCAAGGTCCAGGGCGCCGGTACCGACACCATCACCATCGATGGCGTTGAGCGCCTGCACTCGGCCACCTACCGCGTCATGCCCGACCGTATCGAGACTGGCACCTACCTGGTCGCCGCTGCCGTGACCGGCGGCCGTGTCAAGGTCAAGGACACCGACCCGACCATCCTCGAGGCAGTGCTGGAAAAGCTGAAGGAAGCAGGCGCCGAACTTACCACCGGTGAGGACTGGATCGAACTGGACATGCACGGCAAGCGGCCGAAAGCCGTCAACCTGCGCACCGCGCCGTACCCGGCGTTCCCGACCGACATGCAGGCGCAGTTCATCTCGCTGAACGCCATCGCCGAAGGCACTGGCGCAGTCATCGAGACGATCTTCGAAAACCGCTTCATGCACGTGTACGAAATGCACCGCATGGGCGCGCAGATCCAGGTCGAAGGCAATACCGCGATCGTCACCGGCGTGCCGGCACTCAAGGGTGCTCCGGTGATGGCCACCGACCTGCGTGCATCCGCCAGCCTGGTGCTGTCGGCGCTGGTCGCCGAAGGCGACACCCTGATCGACCGCATCTACCACATCGACCGTGGTTACGAGTGCATCGAAGAAAAACTGCAGATGCTCGGCGCGAAAATCCGCCGCGTACCGGGCTAG
- a CDS encoding BolA family protein, with protein MQAVEVKSFLEEKLPGSRVEVEGEGCNFQLNVISDELAGLSPVKRQQAIYAHLNPWIANGSIHAVTMKFFSSAAWAERT; from the coding sequence ATGCAGGCCGTAGAAGTTAAGAGCTTCCTTGAAGAGAAATTGCCGGGATCCCGGGTCGAAGTTGAAGGCGAAGGCTGCAACTTCCAGTTGAACGTGATCAGCGACGAGTTGGCTGGCCTGAGCCCGGTCAAACGTCAGCAGGCGATCTATGCTCACCTGAATCCGTGGATCGCCAATGGCAGCATCCATGCGGTAACCATGAAATTTTTCAGCAGCGCAGCCTGGGCTGAGCGCACCTGA
- the mlaD gene encoding outer membrane lipid asymmetry maintenance protein MlaD, producing MQNRTLEIGVGLFLLAGILALLLLALRVSGLSASPSSDTYKVYAYFDNIAGLTVRAKVTMAGVTIGKVTAIDLDRDSYTGRVTLQLDKAVNNLPTDSTASILTAGLLGEKYIGISVGGEEDVLKDGSTIHDTQSALVLEDLIGKFLLNSVGKEPKEAQPAN from the coding sequence ATGCAAAACCGCACCCTGGAAATCGGTGTCGGCCTGTTCCTCCTGGCCGGGATCCTGGCACTGCTGCTGCTGGCCCTGCGCGTCAGCGGGCTGTCGGCCAGCCCGAGCAGCGATACCTATAAAGTTTATGCGTACTTCGACAATATCGCCGGTTTGACGGTCAGAGCTAAAGTGACCATGGCCGGTGTGACGATCGGCAAGGTCACCGCCATCGATCTGGACCGTGATTCCTACACCGGTCGGGTGACCCTGCAGCTGGACAAGGCGGTCAACAACCTGCCGACCGACTCTACTGCTTCGATCCTGACCGCCGGCTTGCTTGGCGAGAAGTACATCGGTATCAGCGTGGGCGGTGAAGAAGACGTGCTCAAGGACGGTTCGACCATCCATGACACTCAGTCGGCGCTGGTACTGGAAGATCTGATTGGCAAGTTCCTGCTCAACTCCGTTGGCAAGGAACCCAAAGAAGCGCAACCGGCTAATTAA
- the hisD gene encoding histidinol dehydrogenase has protein sequence MTVSTAIARLNAADPDFARHLDHLLSWESVSDDAVNQRVLDIIKAVRERGDAALVEFTQRFDGVDAKSIDDLILGRERLELALTRITDTQRAALEKAANRVRLYHERQKQDSWQYTEADGTVLGQKVTPLDRAGLYVPGGKASYPSSVLMNAIPAKVAGVAEVVMVVPTPRGEVNELVLAAACIAGVDRVFTVGGAQAVAALAYGTESVPQVDKIVGPGNIYVATAKRHVFGQVGIDMIAGPSEILVVCDGQTDPDWIAMDLFSQAEHDEDAQAILVSPDAAFLDRVAASIDKLLPTMERAEIIEKSINGRGALIQVRDMQQAIEVANRIAPEHLELSVADPQAWLPQIRHAGAIFMGRHTSEALGDYCAGPNHVLPTSGTARFSSPLGVYDFQKRSSIIFCSEQGASELGHTASVLARGESLTAHARSAEYRILTQDKGN, from the coding sequence ATGACCGTGTCCACTGCAATTGCCCGTCTCAACGCTGCTGACCCGGATTTCGCCCGACATCTGGATCATCTGCTGAGCTGGGAAAGTGTGTCCGATGACGCGGTCAACCAGCGCGTGCTCGACATCATCAAGGCCGTGCGCGAGCGCGGTGATGCCGCGCTGGTGGAGTTCACCCAGCGCTTCGACGGTGTTGACGCCAAAAGCATCGATGACCTGATCCTCGGCCGCGAGCGCCTGGAACTGGCCCTGACCCGCATCACCGACACCCAGCGTGCAGCCCTGGAAAAGGCCGCCAACCGTGTGCGCCTGTACCACGAGCGGCAGAAGCAGGACTCCTGGCAGTACACCGAAGCCGACGGCACCGTGCTCGGCCAGAAGGTTACCCCGCTGGACCGTGCCGGCCTCTACGTGCCGGGCGGCAAGGCGTCGTACCCATCCTCGGTGCTGATGAATGCCATTCCCGCGAAGGTCGCCGGTGTCGCCGAAGTGGTGATGGTGGTGCCGACCCCACGTGGCGAAGTCAATGAACTGGTGCTGGCCGCTGCCTGTATTGCCGGTGTCGACCGGGTGTTCACCGTCGGTGGAGCCCAGGCCGTAGCCGCCCTGGCCTATGGCACCGAAAGCGTGCCACAGGTAGACAAGATCGTCGGCCCGGGCAACATCTACGTGGCGACCGCCAAGCGCCACGTGTTCGGCCAGGTCGGTATCGACATGATCGCCGGCCCGTCGGAAATCCTCGTGGTATGCGACGGCCAGACCGACCCGGACTGGATTGCCATGGACCTGTTCTCCCAGGCCGAGCATGACGAAGACGCCCAGGCGATCCTGGTCAGTCCGGATGCCGCATTCCTCGATCGCGTGGCCGCCAGCATCGACAAGCTGCTGCCGACCATGGAACGTGCCGAGATCATCGAGAAGTCGATCAACGGCCGTGGCGCGCTGATCCAGGTGCGTGACATGCAGCAGGCCATCGAAGTGGCCAACCGCATCGCCCCCGAGCACCTCGAACTGTCGGTCGCCGACCCGCAGGCCTGGCTGCCACAGATTCGCCACGCCGGTGCGATCTTCATGGGTCGCCACACCAGCGAAGCGCTGGGCGATTACTGCGCTGGCCCCAACCACGTGTTGCCGACCTCCGGTACCGCGCGCTTCTCGTCGCCGCTGGGGGTGTATGACTTCCAGAAGCGCTCGTCGATCATCTTCTGCTCCGAACAGGGCGCATCCGAGCTTGGCCACACCGCCTCGGTCCTGGCTCGTGGCGAGTCGCTGACCGCCCACGCCCGCAGTGCTGAATACCGTATCCTGACCCAAGACAAGGGGAACTGA
- the hisG gene encoding ATP phosphoribosyltransferase, whose product MLTIALSKGRILDDTLPLLAEAGIVPTENPDKSRKLIIPTTQDDVRLLIVRATDVPTYVEHGAADLGVAGKDVLMEYGGQGLYEPLDLQIARCKLMTAGAVGAPEPKGRLRVATKFVNVAKRYYAEQGRQVDIIKLYGSMELAPLINLADKIIDVVDTGNTLRANGLEPQELIATISSRLVVNKASMKMQHARIQSLIDTLRAAVESRHRG is encoded by the coding sequence ATGTTGACCATCGCGCTTTCCAAAGGCCGTATCCTCGACGATACCCTGCCGTTGCTGGCCGAGGCCGGTATCGTGCCGACCGAGAATCCGGACAAGAGCCGCAAGCTGATCATCCCCACTACGCAGGACGACGTGCGCCTGCTGATCGTGCGTGCCACCGACGTGCCGACCTATGTCGAGCATGGTGCCGCCGACCTCGGTGTGGCTGGCAAGGACGTGCTGATGGAGTACGGCGGCCAGGGCCTGTACGAGCCACTGGACCTGCAGATTGCCCGCTGCAAGCTGATGACCGCCGGCGCGGTCGGTGCGCCCGAGCCCAAGGGCCGTCTGCGCGTCGCCACCAAGTTCGTCAACGTGGCCAAGCGTTATTACGCCGAGCAAGGCCGCCAGGTCGACATCATCAAGCTTTATGGCTCGATGGAACTGGCACCGCTGATCAACCTCGCCGACAAGATCATCGACGTGGTCGACACCGGCAACACCCTGCGTGCCAACGGCCTGGAACCCCAGGAACTGATCGCCACGATCAGCTCGCGCCTGGTGGTCAACAAAGCCTCCATGAAGATGCAGCACGCCCGCATCCAGAGCCTGATCGACACGCTGCGCGCAGCGGTCGAATCGCGACACCGCGGTTGA
- a CDS encoding MlaC/ttg2D family ABC transporter substrate-binding protein, translating into MISILRRGLLVLLAAVPLFALAAQSPHDVVQSTTTELLGELKANKEQYKSNPQAFYDTLDRILAPVVDADGISRSIMTVKYSRKATPEQMQRFQENFKRSLFQFYGNALLEYNNQGIVVDPAKADDGKRASVGMKVTGNNGAVYPVQYTLENLGGEWKVRNVIVNGINIGKLFRDQFADAMQRNGNNLDKTIDGWAGEVAKAKEKADESPEKTVK; encoded by the coding sequence ATGATTTCGATCCTGCGACGTGGCCTGCTGGTGCTGCTGGCGGCCGTCCCCCTGTTTGCCCTGGCCGCGCAGTCGCCGCACGACGTGGTGCAGAGCACGACCACCGAGCTGCTGGGTGAGCTCAAGGCCAACAAGGAGCAGTACAAGTCCAACCCGCAAGCGTTCTACGACACCCTTGACCGGATCCTCGCGCCGGTGGTCGATGCCGACGGTATCTCCAGAAGCATCATGACCGTCAAGTATTCGCGCAAGGCCACGCCCGAGCAGATGCAGCGCTTTCAGGAAAACTTCAAGCGCAGCCTGTTCCAGTTCTACGGTAACGCGCTGCTGGAGTACAACAACCAGGGCATCGTCGTAGACCCGGCCAAGGCCGATGACGGCAAGCGCGCCTCTGTAGGCATGAAGGTCACCGGCAACAATGGTGCCGTGTACCCGGTGCAGTACACCCTGGAAAACCTGGGTGGCGAGTGGAAGGTGCGTAACGTCATCGTCAACGGCATCAACATCGGCAAGCTGTTCCGTGACCAGTTCGCCGACGCCATGCAGCGCAACGGCAACAACCTGGACAAGACCATCGACGGCTGGGCCGGCGAAGTGGCCAAAGCCAAGGAAAAGGCCGACGAATCGCCAGAGAAGACCGTCAAATGA
- the mlaE gene encoding lipid asymmetry maintenance ABC transporter permease subunit MlaE codes for MRRKSLLERIRLLGRSAIDVLAVLGRSCLFLFHALIGRGGIGGGFQLLTKQLYSVGVLSLAIIVVSGVFIGMVLALQGYSILTKYGSEQAVGQMVALTLLRELGPVVTALLFAGRAGSALTAEIGNMKSTEQLSSLEMIGVDPLKYIVAPRLWAGFISLPLLALIFSVVGIWGGSWVAVDWLGVYEGSFWGNMQNSVSFTDDVLNGLIKSLVFAFVTTWIAVFQGYDCEPTSEGISRATTKTVVYASLAVLGLDFILTALMFGDF; via the coding sequence ATGCGCAGAAAATCCTTACTCGAGCGTATCCGCCTGCTTGGGCGTTCGGCGATCGACGTGCTGGCCGTGCTCGGGCGCTCGTGCCTGTTCCTGTTCCATGCGCTGATCGGCCGTGGCGGCATTGGCGGTGGTTTCCAGCTGCTGACCAAGCAGCTGTACTCGGTGGGCGTGCTGTCGCTGGCGATCATTGTCGTTTCCGGCGTGTTCATCGGCATGGTGCTGGCCCTGCAGGGTTACAGCATCCTCACCAAGTACGGTTCCGAACAGGCCGTCGGGCAGATGGTTGCCCTGACCCTGCTGCGTGAGCTTGGCCCGGTGGTCACCGCGCTGCTGTTCGCCGGCCGTGCAGGTTCCGCGCTGACCGCCGAAATCGGCAACATGAAGTCCACCGAGCAGCTGTCCAGCCTGGAAATGATCGGTGTCGACCCGCTCAAGTACATCGTTGCGCCACGCTTGTGGGCCGGTTTCATCTCGCTGCCGCTGCTTGCGCTGATTTTCAGCGTGGTCGGCATCTGGGGTGGATCATGGGTCGCAGTCGACTGGCTGGGCGTTTACGAAGGCTCGTTCTGGGGCAACATGCAGAACAGTGTTTCCTTTACCGACGACGTGCTCAACGGGTTGATCAAGAGCCTGGTGTTCGCCTTCGTCACGACCTGGATTGCCGTATTCCAGGGGTACGACTGCGAACCCACCTCAGAAGGGATCAGCCGTGCCACTACCAAGACCGTGGTCTATGCCTCGTTGGCAGTACTGGGTCTGGACTTTATTTTGACCGCCTTGATGTTTGGAGATTTCTGA
- a CDS encoding KdsC family phosphatase, with translation MTQDLMQRGQAIKLAVFDVDGVLTDGRLYFLEDGSEFKTFNTLDGQGIKMLMASGVTTAIISGRKTPVVERRAKNLGIPHLYQGREDKLVVLDGLLADLGLSYDQVAYLGDDLPDLPVIRRVGLGIAVANAAPFVRQHAHGVTQARGGEGAAREFCELIMQAQGTLDAANANYL, from the coding sequence ATGACCCAAGATCTCATGCAACGCGGCCAGGCAATCAAGCTCGCCGTTTTCGACGTCGACGGCGTGCTGACCGATGGCCGCCTTTATTTCCTCGAAGATGGCAGCGAGTTCAAGACCTTCAACACCCTTGATGGCCAAGGCATCAAGATGCTCATGGCCTCGGGCGTAACCACGGCAATCATCAGCGGACGCAAGACCCCAGTGGTAGAGCGCCGGGCGAAAAACCTCGGTATTCCTCACCTTTACCAGGGTCGCGAAGACAAATTGGTAGTGCTCGACGGCCTGCTCGCCGATCTGGGCCTAAGCTATGACCAGGTCGCCTACCTGGGCGACGACCTCCCCGACCTGCCGGTGATCCGCCGGGTCGGCCTGGGTATTGCCGTAGCCAACGCCGCGCCGTTCGTTCGCCAGCACGCCCACGGCGTAACCCAGGCACGCGGCGGCGAAGGTGCTGCACGCGAGTTCTGCGAACTGATCATGCAGGCCCAGGGCACCCTGGACGCTGCCAACGCCAACTACCTTTAA
- a CDS encoding ATP-binding cassette domain-containing protein — MSVDSAYAVELKGVTFKRGSRSIFSNVDIRIPRGKVTGIMGPSGCGKTTLLRLMGAQLRPSGGEVWVAGQNLPSLSRSDLFDARKQMGVLFQSGALFTDLDVFENVAFPLRVHTQLSDEMIRDIVLMKLQAVGLRGAIDLMPDELSGGMKRRVALARAIALDPQILMYDEPFVGQDPIAMGVLVRLIRLLNDALGITSIVVSHDLAETASIADYIYVVGDGQVLGQGTPDELMGSDNPRIRQFMKGDPDGPVPFHFPAPDYRADLLGAR, encoded by the coding sequence ATGAGTGTGGATAGCGCCTACGCGGTCGAGTTGAAGGGAGTCACCTTCAAGCGCGGTTCGCGCAGCATTTTCAGCAATGTCGACATCCGTATCCCGCGCGGCAAGGTCACCGGGATCATGGGGCCGTCGGGTTGCGGCAAGACCACGCTGCTGCGCCTGATGGGCGCGCAGCTACGCCCGTCGGGCGGTGAAGTGTGGGTGGCCGGGCAGAACCTGCCGAGCCTTTCGCGCAGCGACCTGTTCGATGCGCGCAAGCAGATGGGCGTGCTGTTCCAGAGCGGTGCGCTGTTTACCGATCTCGACGTGTTCGAGAACGTCGCATTCCCTTTGCGCGTACATACCCAGCTTTCGGACGAAATGATCCGCGACATCGTGTTGATGAAACTGCAGGCGGTTGGCCTGCGCGGTGCCATCGACCTGATGCCGGACGAGCTGTCCGGCGGCATGAAGCGCCGGGTGGCACTGGCACGGGCGATTGCCCTGGACCCGCAGATCCTGATGTACGACGAACCGTTCGTCGGCCAGGACCCGATTGCCATGGGTGTACTCGTGCGCTTGATCCGCCTGCTCAACGATGCCTTGGGTATTACCAGTATCGTGGTCTCCCACGATCTGGCCGAAACCGCCAGTATCGCCGATTACATTTATGTGGTTGGTGATGGCCAGGTGCTGGGCCAGGGTACGCCCGACGAGCTGATGGGCTCGGACAATCCGCGCATTCGCCAATTCATGAAAGGCGACCCGGACGGCCCGGTGCCATTCCATTTCCCTGCGCCTGACTACCGCGCCGATCTGCTGGGAGCGCGGTGA
- a CDS encoding KpsF/GutQ family sugar-phosphate isomerase has translation MSQSSELIHSAQRTLRLELEAVEGLVARIDTNFVKACELILASKGRVVVVGMGKSGHIGNKIAATLASTGTPAFFVHPAEASHGDMGMITRDDVILALSNSGSTAEIVTLLPLIKRLGIQLISLTGNPDSPLAQAAEVNLDASVAHEACPLNLAPTSSTTAALVLGDALAIALLEARGFTAEDFAFSHPGGALGRRLLLKVENVMHAGDELPQVQRGTLLKDALLEMSRKGLGMTVIVDDDGKLAGIFTDGDLRRSLDRNIDVHTTLIDQVMTVHGKTARAEMLAAEALKIMEDHKISALVVVDKDDRPTGALNMHDLLRAGVM, from the coding sequence ATGAGCCAATCCAGCGAGCTGATCCACTCCGCCCAGCGCACCCTGCGCCTGGAACTCGAGGCCGTAGAAGGCTTGGTGGCCCGCATCGACACCAATTTCGTCAAGGCCTGCGAGCTGATCCTGGCAAGCAAGGGTCGGGTCGTGGTGGTCGGCATGGGCAAATCGGGGCATATCGGCAACAAGATCGCCGCCACCCTGGCCAGCACCGGCACGCCAGCGTTCTTCGTGCATCCGGCTGAAGCCAGCCATGGCGACATGGGCATGATCACCCGCGATGACGTCATTCTGGCCCTGTCCAACTCCGGCAGCACCGCCGAGATCGTTACCCTGCTGCCGCTGATCAAGCGCCTGGGGATCCAGTTGATCAGCCTGACCGGCAACCCGGACTCGCCCCTGGCCCAGGCCGCCGAGGTCAATCTTGACGCCAGCGTCGCCCATGAAGCCTGCCCGCTGAACCTGGCCCCGACCTCCTCCACCACTGCGGCGCTGGTGCTGGGTGACGCGCTGGCCATCGCCCTGCTCGAAGCCCGTGGTTTCACCGCCGAAGACTTCGCCTTCTCGCACCCTGGCGGTGCCCTGGGCCGCCGTCTGCTGCTCAAGGTCGAGAATGTCATGCACGCCGGTGACGAACTGCCCCAGGTACAGCGCGGCACACTGCTCAAGGACGCGCTTCTTGAAATGTCCCGCAAAGGTTTGGGCATGACCGTGATCGTGGACGACGATGGCAAGCTGGCCGGGATCTTCACCGACGGCGACCTGCGCCGCAGCCTGGACCGCAACATCGACGTGCACACCACACTGATTGACCAGGTGATGACTGTGCACGGCAAGACTGCTCGCGCCGAAATGCTTGCCGCCGAGGCCCTGAAGATCATGGAAGACCACAAGATCAGCGCCTTGGTGGTCGTGGACAAGGACGACCGCCCGACCGGCGCCCTGAACATGCATGACCTGCTGCGCGCCGGTGTGATGTAA
- the lptC gene encoding LPS export ABC transporter periplasmic protein LptC, with protein sequence MFSKKARNIALLAVIAAVLAAVGYWNVSPESFLDKPVVQVDESAIDYYAINAHSVQFLPDGKLQYEMTADKVEHLKASEVTLVTTPDLHMYRGTQYPWHVQAVRAEVNPDGSEVELIDQVRIARTDEKQRDTIITSSRMTVFPQKQYAQTEQAVRIDGAGGTTTGKGMKAYLKESKIDLLSNVRGQYEAR encoded by the coding sequence ATGTTCAGCAAGAAAGCCCGCAACATTGCACTGCTCGCGGTAATCGCCGCGGTGCTGGCGGCAGTCGGCTACTGGAATGTCAGCCCTGAAAGCTTCCTCGACAAGCCAGTGGTCCAGGTCGACGAAAGCGCCATCGACTACTATGCGATTAACGCGCACAGCGTGCAGTTCCTGCCCGACGGCAAGCTGCAATACGAAATGACAGCCGACAAGGTCGAACACCTCAAGGCCAGCGAAGTCACACTGGTGACCACACCCGACCTGCACATGTACCGCGGCACTCAGTACCCGTGGCACGTGCAGGCCGTGCGCGCCGAGGTCAACCCTGACGGTAGCGAAGTCGAACTGATCGACCAGGTGCGGATTGCCCGCACCGACGAAAAACAGCGCGATACCATCATTACCAGCTCGCGCATGACCGTATTCCCGCAGAAGCAATATGCGCAGACCGAGCAAGCCGTTAGAATCGACGGCGCCGGTGGCACAACCACAGGCAAGGGAATGAAAGCGTATTTGAAAGAAAGCAAGATCGACTTGCTCTCTAACGTAAGAGGACAGTATGAGGCTCGTTAA
- a CDS encoding STAS domain-containing protein, translating into MSEAAVTMAEPGVLRLAGELDYRSGPALRKQGKALIGACREARLVLDCSAVARSTSVGLSLLLAFIRDAEAAGKAVEVRAMPDDMREIAGVYDLDEVLAS; encoded by the coding sequence ATGAGTGAGGCCGCTGTAACCATGGCCGAGCCGGGCGTGCTGCGCCTGGCCGGCGAACTGGATTACCGCAGCGGGCCGGCCCTGCGCAAGCAGGGCAAGGCGCTGATCGGCGCTTGCCGTGAGGCGCGTCTGGTGCTGGATTGTTCGGCCGTGGCGCGCTCCACCAGTGTCGGCCTGTCACTGCTGCTGGCGTTCATCCGTGACGCCGAGGCAGCCGGCAAGGCCGTCGAGGTGCGTGCCATGCCCGACGACATGCGGGAAATCGCCGGGGTTTATGACCTGGATGAGGTGCTGGCAAGCTGA